A stretch of Labilibaculum sp. DW002 DNA encodes these proteins:
- a CDS encoding TerC family protein, with protein sequence MIDAIIPLLSLIALEVILGIDNIIFISILADKLPENQRDKLRYIGIGLAMVLRLALLAFISWILKLDSTLFNIFDIDISGKGLILLGGGIFLIYKSTKEIYHKAELEENGELATKTGSFMRLLTEIIILDLVFSIDSIITAVGMVKELWVMYTSVIVAVIIMLIASKPIAHFIQKHPSFKILALCFLMMIGVSLIAEGLHFEIPKGYIYFSMAFAFIVDIIQMKTVKPTIKSKTKEV encoded by the coding sequence ATGATCGACGCAATTATACCCTTGCTTTCCCTTATCGCATTAGAAGTGATTTTAGGGATTGACAACATCATCTTTATTTCCATATTGGCAGACAAATTACCCGAGAATCAACGAGACAAATTACGCTACATCGGAATTGGTTTGGCAATGGTTCTTCGACTTGCCCTTCTTGCTTTTATTTCCTGGATTTTAAAACTTGACTCAACACTATTCAATATTTTTGACATTGATATTTCGGGGAAAGGCCTTATTCTTTTGGGTGGTGGCATCTTCCTGATTTACAAAAGTACCAAAGAGATTTACCACAAAGCAGAGCTAGAGGAAAATGGTGAATTGGCAACAAAAACAGGGAGTTTTATGCGCTTGCTAACCGAAATAATTATTCTTGATTTGGTCTTCTCTATCGATTCAATAATCACCGCAGTGGGAATGGTAAAAGAGCTTTGGGTAATGTACACCTCTGTTATTGTGGCCGTTATCATCATGCTAATTGCCTCAAAACCGATTGCTCATTTCATACAAAAACACCCATCCTTTAAAATATTGGCCTTGTGCTTTCTCATGATGATAGGCGTTTCCTTAATTGCTGAAGGTCTGCATTTCGAAATTCCGAAAGGATATATTTACTTCTCGATGGCCTTTGCCTTTATTGTGGATATCATTCAAATGAAAACCGTTAAACCAACAATTAAATCGAAAACAAAGGAGGTATAA
- a CDS encoding DUF3788 family protein, with translation MAFVFGQKASDQIMASNITQVIKEDLANAKKYVEGRGVSIEVHNSDLLSDINQLIDTKLAN, from the coding sequence GTGGCATTCGTCTTCGGGCAAAAAGCAAGCGATCAAATTATGGCAAGCAATATCACGCAAGTGATTAAGGAAGACTTGGCCAATGCTAAAAAATATGTCGAAGGAAGAGGTGTTAGCATAGAGGTTCACAATTCCGACTTACTAAGTGACATCAACCAGCTGATTGACACTAAACTTGCTAACTAA
- a CDS encoding SOS response-associated peptidase — MCYDIQAKLEAQLKRARRMNQKDVIRELETNLEPYITQWHHVSGFSHPSLLIYTNETPALPSPASWGLIPEWTKNQEQANKLRKNTINARGESIFEKPSFRDSAKHKRCLITVDGFYEHHHRAKKSFPYFIRKANGNPITLAGLWSEWLNKESGELQRTFSIVTCKANSLLAEIHNNPKLAGPRMPLILDEDEEDNWLQAINSKEDQQEIQALIRPSEEELIAYTVRPLRGKNAIGNTPKASAEYYYDELNTLF; from the coding sequence ATGTGTTACGATATTCAGGCCAAATTAGAAGCTCAACTAAAAAGAGCACGTCGCATGAATCAAAAGGATGTGATTCGTGAACTAGAGACAAACTTGGAGCCATACATCACGCAATGGCATCATGTTTCAGGCTTTTCTCATCCAAGTTTGTTGATTTATACCAACGAAACACCTGCTCTTCCCTCTCCCGCTTCCTGGGGCTTAATTCCTGAGTGGACAAAAAATCAAGAGCAAGCTAATAAACTACGCAAAAATACCATTAATGCACGTGGCGAAAGTATTTTTGAAAAGCCATCTTTTCGAGATTCTGCAAAACACAAGCGTTGTTTAATTACAGTTGATGGTTTTTACGAACATCATCATCGTGCTAAAAAGTCATTTCCTTATTTTATCCGTAAAGCGAATGGAAATCCGATTACTTTGGCAGGACTTTGGTCGGAATGGTTAAACAAGGAAAGTGGAGAATTGCAACGCACCTTTAGTATTGTTACTTGTAAAGCAAATTCATTATTAGCTGAAATTCACAACAACCCAAAACTTGCAGGTCCCAGAATGCCATTAATTCTGGATGAAGATGAAGAAGACAATTGGTTACAAGCAATCAATAGCAAAGAAGATCAACAAGAAATTCAAGCCTTAATTCGCCCATCGGAAGAAGAACTAATTGCATATACTGTTAGACCCTTAAGAGGGAAAAATGCGATAGGCAATACGCCAAAAGCCTCTGCTGAATATTACTACGATGAGCTAAACACCCTCTTTTAA